From the genome of Arthrobacter russicus:
TGCCGCAGGGTCTCGTGCTCCTGGGCGAAGTAGCCCAGACGCAAACCGTGCCCGGCCACGACCCGGCCGGAATCCGCGGGTTCCAGCCCGGCCAAGATCCGCAAAAGTGTGGTCTTCCCCGCACCATTGGGCCCCAGGACCACGGTCCGGGACCCGCGGTCGACCGCCAAATCCAGGCCGCGGAGCACTCGGAGCGCGCCATAGGACTTGGCCAAGGAGACCGCGCCGAGCGGAATCCGTCCGGACGGCAGCGGATTCGGGAGCTTGATGCTGGCCACCCGTTCTGCGCGCCGGACCGGTTCAGTCCCGGCCAGCAGCCTTTCCGCGCGTCGGACCATGTTTTTGGCCGTGACCGCGGTGGCCGAGCGGGCGTGCATCTTGGCGGCTTGGGCTTGCAAGGCCGCTGCTTTGCGCTCGGCATTGTGCCGTTCGCGGAGCCGACGGCGTTCCGCAGCGTCCCGGTGTTCGAGGTAGTGCTGCCAACCCGCATTGTGGATGTCGATGGTCTTGCGTGCCGGATCGACCGCGAAAATCCGGTTGGCGACCTCGGCGATTAGCCGCACGTCGTGGCTGATCAGCACGAGGGCGCCGGGATATCCACGCAGGTATTGCCGCAACCAGGCGACTGCCTTGGCATCCAGGTGGTTCGTCGGCTCGTCCAACAGCAGGGTCTGATGCCCGGCGAACAGGATGCGGGCCAATTCCACCCGACGGCGCTGGCCGCCGGAAAGTGTGGCCAACGGCCGTTCCGCGGTCGGCGTGTCCATGCCGAGGCCGGCGGCAATCTGCGCCGCCTCGGCAGCTGCCGAATAGCCGCCCAGCGATTGGAAGCGTGCTTCGGCATCGGCGTAGCGGCGCATCGCGCGATCCGTTCCGGAGGGGTCGGCCGCGGCCAGCTCGGTTTCCGCTGCACGCAACGCACGCTCGGCGGTGCCCAGCTGCCGGGCCGAAAGGATTCGGTCGATGGCGCTTTGCCCGGGTTCTCCGGCGCGCGACTCCTGATGCAGGTAACCCAGCGAGCCGGTTCGGAGCACGGTTCCGGCGGCAGCCGGAAGGTCGCCGGAGAGCACCCGCAACAGCGTGGTCTTGCCCGCGCCGTTGCGTCCGACCAAGCCGATTCGGTCGCCGGGGGAGAGGATGAAGGAAAGATCGGTCAGCAGAATATCGGCGCCGACGCGTACGTCGACACCACGAAGGGTGATCATGGGAATTGACTCCGGGAAAGCTAAAAATGGACAGACTTCTGGTGTGGAAGCTGGGTCCTAGCTAAGAAATCCGGGGAGTCGACATGTTCACAGCATACCGTGGCCGTTTTTCGACCCGCAATTTCGACCGGTAATTTCGACCGGCCAGCCGAGTCCGCACCCGCGCCCCGAGTCAGCACGCCGCGCGAGTGCACAGTTGGTGCGGGTATTTTCGGAAAACACCCGCACCAAGTGTGCACTCGCGCGAAGTGGAGAGGACGAGGGGTAGGGATGGGGAATCGGGAATAGGGTGGGGACGGTTTAGGGCTGGCTGACCGCGAAAGTGTCGCATTTGTTGATGTCGCCGCTCTGGTAGCCAGTGGTCAGCCACTTCTGCCGTTGGGCGCTCGATCCGTGCGTCCAGGATTCCGGATTCGTCCGTCCGGTCGCTGCTTTCTGGATCCGGTCGTCACCGACCGAGGAGGCAGCGGAAAGCGCATCCCCGAGATCCTTTTGGGTCAGTTGCGCCAAGAACGGCTGGCCGGAACTCGGGTCCTTGGTGGTCGAGGCGTAACGCATCCAGATCCCGGCGTAGCAATCGGCTTGCAGTTCCACGCGCACCGACCCCGAGCTGGGCCCTTGCGGATCGTTCTGCGCGTTGCCGATCGTGCCCAAAACGTCTTGCACATGATGGCCGAATTCGTGTGCCACGACGTATTCCTGGGCCAACGGACCGCCCGAGGATCCGAAGCGGTCCACCAGCTCTTGGAAGAACCCCGGATCGAAATAGGCGGTTTTGTCGCCGGGGCAGTAAAACGGTCCGACGTCGGTGCTGGCCGGTCCGCAGGCGGTGTTGGTGCTAGTGCTGAAGAGCACCGTCTTGACCTTGCCGTAGTTCGCGCCGAGCGGTTTCAGATAGCCGGGCCAGAAAGCATTGAGGCTGTTGACCGTCGCGGTGATCCGGCAGTCCAAGCGGTTGTTGGCGTCCGCGCCGGTTTTGCATTCCGCGACGCCGTTGCTGCCGGAGGCCACCGGGCCGATCTGGGACTGCCCGCCGTCGAGCATGCCGACCACCCCGTTGAGCAGATTGGGGTTAATTCCGAAGGCGCCACCGATCAGCAGGATCAAGGCGCCGCCG
Proteins encoded in this window:
- a CDS encoding ABC-F family ATP-binding cassette domain-containing protein, with translation MITLRGVDVRVGADILLTDLSFILSPGDRIGLVGRNGAGKTTLLRVLSGDLPAAAGTVLRTGSLGYLHQESRAGEPGQSAIDRILSARQLGTAERALRAAETELAAADPSGTDRAMRRYADAEARFQSLGGYSAAAEAAQIAAGLGMDTPTAERPLATLSGGQRRRVELARILFAGHQTLLLDEPTNHLDAKAVAWLRQYLRGYPGALVLISHDVRLIAEVANRIFAVDPARKTIDIHNAGWQHYLEHRDAAERRRLRERHNAERKAAALQAQAAKMHARSATAVTAKNMVRRAERLLAGTEPVRRAERVASIKLPNPLPSGRIPLGAVSLAKSYGALRVLRGLDLAVDRGSRTVVLGPNGAGKTTLLRILAGLEPADSGRVVAGHGLRLGYFAQEHETLRHDETVLANLRDAAPQLDDQQARAVLGSFLFSGHEVDKPVRVLSGGEKTRLALAALVHSGANVLLLDEPTNNLDPASRTEVLNAVGQYPGAILMVTHDRQAVVALNPDRVILLPDGDEDLWDESYLELVSLN
- the ypfJ gene encoding KPN_02809 family neutral zinc metallopeptidase gives rise to the protein MSFNEGANLDPSQVDDRRGSGGMGTRGKVGIGLGGALILLIGGAFGINPNLLNGVVGMLDGGQSQIGPVASGSNGVAECKTGADANNRLDCRITATVNSLNAFWPGYLKPLGANYGKVKTVLFSTSTNTACGPASTDVGPFYCPGDKTAYFDPGFFQELVDRFGSSGGPLAQEYVVAHEFGHHVQDVLGTIGNAQNDPQGPSSGSVRVELQADCYAGIWMRYASTTKDPSSGQPFLAQLTQKDLGDALSAASSVGDDRIQKAATGRTNPESWTHGSSAQRQKWLTTGYQSGDINKCDTFAVSQP